A region of the Candidatus Eisenbacteria bacterium genome:
GACATCGGCCTCAAGTGGTGGCTCGCGCCGGTGTGGCGGGATCTCTTGCGCGAGCTCCTGGGAGCGAGCGCGGGACTGGAAGCGGGCGGAAGCGGCTGAGGGAGGGTTGCGCCGCTCCCGCCCCTGGAGCTACTTCACGACCGTGATGGCCCTCGAATCGCTGCCGCCGGGAACCTCCGCCCGCACGAAGTAGCGCCCCGACGGGAGGGTCACGCCGCGGTCGTCCTTGCCGTCGAACCGGATCTCGTGGTCCCCCGCCGCGCGGGTGTCCCTGTCCACGATCGTCCGGACGAGCCGTCCGCTCAGGTCGTACACGCGCACCGTGAGCGTGCCGCCGGCCGGCATGTGCAGCGCGATCGTGGCCTCGGGATTGAGCGGGTTCGGTCCCACCTTCCGGATCACGCGCTCGCGCGCCGGCACGAGATCGTGGATCAGGGTCGCCTCCACCTCGCGCCCGTCCCTCAGGGATGCCGTGAGCGTGAGCGGCACGCCGTCGTGGTTGCCCACGTGGGCCAGGAGCGCGCGCAGATCGTCCTTTCCGAACTCCATGCGAAGATCGAAGAGAGCGTTCTGGTCGCGGTCGCTGAACAGGAACCTGCCTTCGACCGGAACGATCTCGTCCACCGTGCCCGCCCCTTCCCACGCGCGGAGCCGGATCGAGGCAAGGACGACGTCGAAGACGCTGAAGGACGCCTGCTTGGGCTCGAGGAACACACGCTCCCGCGGCCGTCCGATGTCGAGCCGGACCGGATCCTTCTCGAACCACGCGCGCGCGGGGAGCGGCGGAGTCCCCGTGACGTGCACCGCCACCGTCGTCTCGTGGAAGGAGGACGACGACGCCCCGTCGGACGCGCGCAGCGTCACCTCGAAGTCCCCCGTCGCGTCCGAGGCCGCGCTCACGTGGAGCACGCCGGAGCCGTTTCCGGAGCTCGTCAGCGATAGCGTGAGCTGGTCCCCCGCATTCGACCCGGAGACGCTCAGGACGGGCGCGGGGCCGCCGCAGGCCTGATCCGGATCGGTCGCGGACACGTTCCGCGTCGCCGACGCGCCCGCCGTGATCGACACCGCGAATCCGCCGGCTGGGACCTGCCACGCCGGCGCGCGGTTCGAATCGAGAACCGAGATCGTGAAGGCTTCGCTGTCCGATCCCGAGCCGTCCGAAACCGTGACGGTCGCGGGATGGGTTCCGGCGTCGCAGAAGCCCGGCGTGAGATCGAGCCTGGCCGTGGACGTTCCGGCGCCGCTCTGCGTGACCGTGAGGTCCGCGAATCCGGGGAGCGACACGCTCCAGGTCAGGGCGTCACCGTCCGCATCGGACGCCGTGAGCGTGACCGAGGAGGCGGTCCCCTCCGTCACGGTCCGGTTCCCGATCGCGCCGAGAACCGGCGGCGCCGTGGCCGTGGACGAGGTGACGGTGAGCTGGAAGCTCGTGGACACCTCTTCCGTGCCGTCCGTCAGGAAGACCGTGATCACCGTGCCGCCGAGCGGCGCGGTCGGTCCCGGCGTGAAGACGAGAGACGCGCTCCCGTCGCCGTTGTCGGTCAACGTTCCGAACGAGGGCATCCCCGTGGCGCGGAACGAGAGCGCGTCTCCGTCGTCATCCGATCCCATCGCCAGGATCGCGAGGAAGGCCCCTCGCTCGACGCTCCGGTCCGCGATCGGAGACAGCACCGGAGCCACGTTTGCGTTCCGGACCTCGATCGAGACCGTCTCGGTGTCCGTCCCCCCGAACGTGTCGTCCGCGTAGAAACGGACGACGTGGGTTCCCAGCTGGGACGACACCGGCGTCCACGAGAAGGTGCCCGTGTTGTTGCCGTTGTCGCGGAGCGTCGCGCCGGACGGCATCCCGGACGCGTACAGGTCGCACGTCTGGCCGTCCGGATCCGTGGCGCTCACCGTGAAGGTGAGGAGCTCGTTCTCGTTCACGGTCTGCGCGCCAGGCACCGTCAGAACGGGAGGCGCGGCGGCCGCGAGGGCCGGAACGCAGGCGAGAGCGATGGTGATGGCGAGGCCGAGCGCGATGCGAAGGTCCGGGTGCGAGGTGCCGTTCATGGAAGCCCCCATCGGGTGGAGACCGGATGCGTCCCCCTCCGTGGGGCGTACTGCGCCGCCGAGCTGACTGGTCAAGGTTTGAGCAAGTCCAGGGCCAGGGGGCATGGATCGTGCAGGTCATGGTATGCGGGTCAATTACACGATACGCACGCCAATCACATGCCGGGCTCGAGTTGCGATCTGCCCGGAGGAGCGCATTGCGCCCCGCACGCACGCCCATGCCCATGGACCGCCACGAAAAGGGAATCGAGAAGGAGTACGGCCGCCTGGACCGTCCCCTGCCCGAGTGGGAGGGAAGCTACGGAGGCGACCCACGTCGGCTCCCCAAAGTCGTTCAGAAGCTGAAGCACGGGAAGACCCTGACCGCCGAGGAAAAGGCGGAGCTGCTCTGGCGGTTCTACGAGATCGACCAGACGGACCGGACGCGGCGCGCGCGGGTGTGGACGGTCCTTCTCGTCTTCGCCATCCTGGCCGCGGCCGGATATCTCGGCTTCCACCAGAGGGATTGGGTGGTGGCCCAGGTCATGGCCTGGCTCAGTCCCCCGGCGACCCCGCCCGTCTGACCCGAAACTTTCCGCCTCCGGGTGCGGTATACTAGTGGCCGGTCCCGGAACCCGAAACGCCCGCCACCCATGCTCAGGAGAACCTCTCGATGAAGCCCCGGAATCCCCGCGCCGCCGAGCCGGCGAAGCCGCAGGCGACCGCCGACGCGTCCGCCTCGAACCGTTCCTCGCTCCGCGAGTGGGTCAAGGCCATCGTGTTCAGCGTCCTCTTCGTCGTG
Encoded here:
- a CDS encoding Ig-like domain-containing protein, with translation MNGTSHPDLRIALGLAITIALACVPALAAAAPPVLTVPGAQTVNENELLTFTVSATDPDGQTCDLYASGMPSGATLRDNGNNTGTFSWTPVSSQLGTHVVRFYADDTFGGTDTETVSIEVRNANVAPVLSPIADRSVERGAFLAILAMGSDDDGDALSFRATGMPSFGTLTDNGDGSASLVFTPGPTAPLGGTVITVFLTDGTEEVSTSFQLTVTSSTATAPPVLGAIGNRTVTEGTASSVTLTASDADGDALTWSVSLPGFADLTVTQSGAGTSTARLDLTPGFCDAGTHPATVTVSDGSGSDSEAFTISVLDSNRAPAWQVPAGGFAVSITAGASATRNVSATDPDQACGGPAPVLSVSGSNAGDQLTLSLTSSGNGSGVLHVSAASDATGDFEVTLRASDGASSSSFHETTVAVHVTGTPPLPARAWFEKDPVRLDIGRPRERVFLEPKQASFSVFDVVLASIRLRAWEGAGTVDEIVPVEGRFLFSDRDQNALFDLRMEFGKDDLRALLAHVGNHDGVPLTLTASLRDGREVEATLIHDLVPARERVIRKVGPNPLNPEATIALHMPAGGTLTVRVYDLSGRLVRTIVDRDTRAAGDHEIRFDGKDDRGVTLPSGRYFVRAEVPGGSDSRAITVVK